A single genomic interval of Lathyrus oleraceus cultivar Zhongwan6 chromosome 7, CAAS_Psat_ZW6_1.0, whole genome shotgun sequence harbors:
- the LOC127101567 gene encoding thaumatin-like protein 1b isoform X2 has product MGRLIFFLIILTFFTLSFLSEVQSTSFKIVNKCRHTIWPGLLSGATSPPLPTTGFTLKSGESRTVNIPKSWSGRLWARTLCGRGSDGKFSCVTADCGSGKVECAGGGAKPPASLAEFTLNGADGLDFYDVSLVDGYNLPMLVVAKGGTKGGCSPTGCLVDLNGGCPADLKVARGDGSGDNVACRSACEAFADPRYCCSEAYSTPDTCAPSVYSQFFKHACPRSYSYAYDDKTSTFTCASANYMIIFCPLPYTSQKVLGARQDGAQLPLVNKTMMYLKTRHSSGSSSTGWKYHRD; this is encoded by the exons ATGGGTCGCCTTATTTTCTTTCTCATCATTCTAACCTTCTTTACATTATCTTTCCTCTCAG AGGTACAGTCAACATCGTTCAAGATTGTAAACAAGTGCCGTCACACAATATGGCCAGGATTACTCTCAGGCGCCACCTCGCCGCCGCTACCCACTACCGGATTCACCCTCAAGAGCGGAGAGTCAAGGACTGTCAACATCCCGAAATCTTGGTCGGGTCGGTTATGGGCACGGACTCTCTGCGGCCGTGGCTCCGACGGGAAATTCTCGTGTGTCACCGCTGACTGTGGCTCTGGTAAAGTAGAGTGCGCTGGCGGTGGGGCTAAGCCGCCGGCATCTTTGGCGGAGTTCACCTTGAACGGAGCCGACGGGTTGGATTTCTACGACGTAAGTTTGGTCGACGGTTATAATCTTCCGATGCTGGTTGTGGCTAAAGGCGGGACTAAGGGAGGATGCAGCCCCACCGGATGTCTTGTTGATCTTAACGGAGGTTGCCCGGCGGATCTTAAGGTGGCGCGTGGTGATGGAAGTGGCGATAACGTTGCGTGTAGAAGCGCGTGTGAAGCTTTTGCGGATCCTCGTTATTGTTGTAGTGAGGCGTACTCTACGCCTGACACGTGTGCTCCTTCTGTATACTCGCAGTTTTTTAAGCATGCATGCCCACGCTCATATAGCTACGCGTATGATGATAAGACTAGCACATTCACGTGTGCCTCCGCTAACTATATGATCATATTTTGCCCCTTACCTTATACTAG CCAAAAAGTGTTGGGAGCACGGCAAGACGGGGCGCAGCTTCCTCTTGTAAACAAAACTATGATGTACTTAAAAACACGACATTCTAGTGGCTCTTCATCAACAG GCTGGAAGTATCACAGAGACTAG
- the LOC127101567 gene encoding thaumatin-like protein 1b isoform X1: MGRLIFFLIILTFFTLSFLSEVQSTSFKIVNKCRHTIWPGLLSGATSPPLPTTGFTLKSGESRTVNIPKSWSGRLWARTLCGRGSDGKFSCVTADCGSGKVECAGGGAKPPASLAEFTLNGADGLDFYDVSLVDGYNLPMLVVAKGGTKGGCSPTGCLVDLNGGCPADLKVARGDGSGDNVACRSACEAFADPRYCCSEAYSTPDTCAPSVYSQFFKHACPRSYSYAYDDKTSTFTCASANYMIIFCPLPYTSQKVLGARQDGAQLPLVNKTMMYLKTRHSSGSSSTGLIRTQIIAYVASITLAFFLSCS; the protein is encoded by the exons ATGGGTCGCCTTATTTTCTTTCTCATCATTCTAACCTTCTTTACATTATCTTTCCTCTCAG AGGTACAGTCAACATCGTTCAAGATTGTAAACAAGTGCCGTCACACAATATGGCCAGGATTACTCTCAGGCGCCACCTCGCCGCCGCTACCCACTACCGGATTCACCCTCAAGAGCGGAGAGTCAAGGACTGTCAACATCCCGAAATCTTGGTCGGGTCGGTTATGGGCACGGACTCTCTGCGGCCGTGGCTCCGACGGGAAATTCTCGTGTGTCACCGCTGACTGTGGCTCTGGTAAAGTAGAGTGCGCTGGCGGTGGGGCTAAGCCGCCGGCATCTTTGGCGGAGTTCACCTTGAACGGAGCCGACGGGTTGGATTTCTACGACGTAAGTTTGGTCGACGGTTATAATCTTCCGATGCTGGTTGTGGCTAAAGGCGGGACTAAGGGAGGATGCAGCCCCACCGGATGTCTTGTTGATCTTAACGGAGGTTGCCCGGCGGATCTTAAGGTGGCGCGTGGTGATGGAAGTGGCGATAACGTTGCGTGTAGAAGCGCGTGTGAAGCTTTTGCGGATCCTCGTTATTGTTGTAGTGAGGCGTACTCTACGCCTGACACGTGTGCTCCTTCTGTATACTCGCAGTTTTTTAAGCATGCATGCCCACGCTCATATAGCTACGCGTATGATGATAAGACTAGCACATTCACGTGTGCCTCCGCTAACTATATGATCATATTTTGCCCCTTACCTTATACTAG CCAAAAAGTGTTGGGAGCACGGCAAGACGGGGCGCAGCTTCCTCTTGTAAACAAAACTATGATGTACTTAAAAACACGACATTCTAGTGGCTCTTCATCAACAGGTCTAATCCGAACGCAGATTATAGCTTATGTTGCATCTATCACTCTGGCATTTTTCCTGTCCTGCTCATAA